The Lactuca sativa cultivar Salinas chromosome 2, Lsat_Salinas_v11, whole genome shotgun sequence genome includes the window TATTTGGTTCTGGTTTAATTTGTGGCTAGAAAAAGTGGAGTTGGTGGGTAGAAGTGGTTTCAGCGAGTAAAGAATTAAATTATCAACAAAATATTGTTAAAAATGCAGCATGGCAGCGGGCAGGCAGCTCTCaagtaattaaaaatataaaaaatgtgaCATCAGCATTTTTAACAAGTCagcaataaaaaaaaattaaccggGTAAACGGTCAAATAGATACCTGAATTAATACGTAGAAAAATGCAAGTAGGTTACTAATGTATTTTTTTATAAGAGTGGTCAAGTTAGTTCATTGGTATATTTGTCGCAATTGCCCTATTTTTATTTGGCTAAGAATAAAATTTCCCAATAATTATTTTCTGCATTTAAGTTTGACTAACAAAATGGAACGCACCAAGTCTTCTAACCGTCCTTGGTATATGATCCAATCATTTTTTTCACGATTAATCTTGTAACAGGTACTTTAATGGATAAATAAGAAAAGTAAAAACTTTTAGGGTTTTACTTTCTCTCTATAAGAGtcaaaattttattatatagaataATCAATCGAATAATCTTTAGGGTAGCGCCAATTGTTACTAAAGTGATTTAACAGAAATGAAGACTAACCATTAACATAAGGCTAATGTTTGAAAGTATCTGCATTCTGCAAACCCACCACATCATTCTTCAAGGGAGATATGTTCAATAGAATAAGCTGCTTGTCGTGGATAATCGGTTGAGTAATCGCTTGTCATGTTACGTTTCCGTGAGTTATTAACGGTATCAAAACAAATGGGCTGGATCTCTTTCAGGACCTAATCGAGTTGATAAAttaaataactcagtgagtcctATAAATCCTCTTTGGGCCGTTTTACGAAGCTATTTGGTGTACCCCAATCTTATCATTGCATCCCATCCATTCATATTACAAGGATGTTTGGCATAATAATAACTAGATTATAGCCCGCGTTAAACGTGGGAAacgcataaaaaaacatataatcgtttatagatattgtataatgattataaaaaaatatatggttagtggtattattgaaatgtataGAAAGTCTATTGAAaacgataaatatatataataattgaaagatctctttgtagacatcatttttggttttattagttgaacgactttcctcgtctcatatagttatgatatttatatatttataagcattttaattagacgttccttgcataataatgttacctaatttaaacatatattgacaaccaatataccgttttttttattgtattaaatattgacaactatttcatttattcaaataaagttatgtaatataatttataaaatgttaaatgttatatagatttacttttagtatatcatcaatagaGATTCTTTTTTAAATCATGAttagtttattttaaattgattatgaatataaatgctagcttttatgtttgttcttatttatttggtgttcacaagaactttgcattagttttggcacaactttgaataattttagtatatcatcaatgtaatttgatatatctttcaattatatgaaatatcaaataatgacatttcattactattgtgataatttagtttatacattgtattttcactaatcttaacggtcttatttttttctaataaccgtaacgcttttactaaatgtactttttacaaatctcctaatatcttataatttttatcttactttataatttttcataactatgttattttcaagattgactgctttaatagtgttttttttcaatctattcaattttatatttcattgtacaacatcatcgtttgtatGTATTCTAAAATTTCACTTTGaaaatgcttaatgtttacacattgatattaattttttttaataaactcatgtaataattatggaatatatatctcatttcaattaacattcacttcctttattatatcaaattcttcattaaacggatatatttttgaaaaataataattataatagggcagcattatctaagacgtaaatgtttgatatacttttggagaaaaaaatcaggatcattaaaaaaaattatataaagaaaatataaatttaaatttgttgaaattatggatgaaattactggcgaaaatttattttggagggagttgtattttgtaaggtataataatattacaaaatttgaaatatctatatttgttgtataaattaataaattttattgttattatataaagataaaaaagtaggttgatatgatatacaaaaacataataatttcaatgatattttaaaatcataccaaaattaaccggattcttatgacataaaaattaaaaaaaaatcataattatctctaatatataaaagtaacattttcgtaattaatgtcagttTCCAATATAgttaaattttgttttgttaaaggtacctaatatcttttcatgtttatttgaaaattttcagaaaagtagttaactgatttcatgtaatttgtgacaaagaaaatcgaaatatatgaatatataCATTTGATATGggaacaaaaaataatcgaaaaaaatataaaaagcgaaagaaggtactgaccttctagCGCACAAGAGCGAATGTTTATAGCAGAGAATCGTAATGgaagttataagcaatattaacgaTATTGTAGGAgaatgtttgaagaaaagaaacgattgaaaataaatgtgagtcgtagatttaatgatgaatcgtatatgtatgtgataatttgaatatgatttttcggtattaatgatttcctaataaaaaaaagattttatattaatggtttactaatataaacggatttatcttaatggttgatattaagaccttgattgaaatgatttgttagtaatatgtttttaaaattgaccatattaaaatcttcataactgaaaattcaagatgtaaaatatggaaaacttttattggaattaaatacattccatttcagCGAATGTAAGTTATTAATTGATGATTGGAAaacatttattggaattaaatacattccatatggggaagatgatgtcagcaatttgatctaagggtgaaaaaataagattgaaatacaatcagtGGTTCaattatttaagatgatgtcataaggtttctcttttagtaatatttaagatgatgatgataataataataataataataataataataataataataataataataataataatatttattagcTTATTAGCTAGATATAAGCTAATAAGTTAAAATGAGTTAACTTataaaaaagacaaaattgcaaaaatggtccttgtggtatgcattttttaggGGTTGtagtccaaacagtgacttttttggtttcgtagTCCTTTTGGACTACTTTCATTGTAGAATTGGTCCCTGATAATCTTGAAAAGACTATATTGcccttttaatttgttttttccatttacttaaatacttttttcttttatttaattataaatgttaaaTCAAATCAAGAATgggacccacctctctctctctctcagttgGGGATTTGGCGATGGCTGATCGGAAGAAAAAGAGGCACGAAATCAAAACATCCAAACACCTTCATCCTAAAATCAAACCAAATGATCATGTATACAAGATTCCTAAAATCATATCAAtcactttaaaaaaaattaacaaacatCCAAACACCTTCAtcctaaaatcaacaaaatcaaactTAGATAGCAACTGAAATCCCACTTCTGCCAAAACACACTCATAGATACTTATGCAATGTCGAACCAGAAACCCAAATCCCACTTAAgtaatcaaaaaaattaaaacccaTATCAccattttggatcaattgcagAGAATGACCCTAGTAAGAGCaagaaccaaacaagaaacagtGAAGAAAAACAGAGTAACAGAGTCTttcgttgaccatttcttcactGCTTTACCTTCAACCCTCAAAGTTTTAGCCCTTCGAAGTGCATCAACTTCCTTCAACAAATCAAACTCCAAACCTTTCTTCTTCAATTCCTCCACAAACTTCCCCAATAACTTCCCATCTTCTTTCTCCCTCTCCAGTAATTTCTCCAGATGCGATTTTGTGTCTGTCTTGTAACGAACAGCCCAGATTAATCCCAGAGAACAGAGGAGCGAACAGAGAGATAGGATCCATGATCGGTTGCATGATCCAGATGCAGACCCCCTTAAGTAGAAACGAAGGATTCCACTATATGTGTGATTTGGTGAATATCTTGCACTTCGATTCCTCTCAAGAACAAATTCATCTCCTATAACTCTCTTGTTCTTCCCGTTGGTTTCAGAGTTTGGTTTCTTGGTGGTGTTGAATGAAGAATTTCTCTAACTTACACTATTGTTGCTTCGTAATACCTTTTTGTTAAATCCCCCTTTTGATTCTGTTCGATCTTGCCATGATTTTGAGTATGATCTTTCGACGCCATTTACTCTGCTGAAAGTGTCGTCGTCGTCGTCTTTGTTGGATCCTCCACAACGGTGGATGAACCCCATAACTTCCATCACCATCGTCTTGGTTTCTTCCCCTCTTTCTTCTCTCCGTTGTCTTTGAACCCTAATTCGAATGTCTCTGAGCAATCATCTCTTAAGGAATTTGAATATGAATCCCTTGCTAATTCTCACTCACTGCCGATGCTTGGAAATCTTTTTAAGGCGCCATGATCATGGTTGTAATCGATGGTTGCTGGCGAAACTTTGGCGTTTGAGGCTGGAATGGGGGTTGTTTTTGGTTCGTCCATTTCCGCCCTACAGCGGCGACCATTTTCCGGATGGAGTTAGACATGTCGAGGCTTTTCCTGCGCTTGGAGGAAGAATCGGAGTAATATTCTTTGAGAGCGATTCGATTCAGGATCAGTTCTTCTTCTTTAAGCCATTGCTTTAACAGAAGCTTGTGGGTTGGAGTCATGGCGATTTCGTGAAGTGGGTAGAGAAATGTTTTTGACGATGATTCCATGATCGCTGTAGTAATAGCAGTGTCTTTACTCTCATCCGCCATTAAATcagtttctagagagagagagagagaggtcccATTCTTGattttatttaacatttataattaaataaaagaaaaaaaatatttaagtaaatggaaaaaacaaattaaaatggCAATATAGTCTTTTCAAGATTATCAGGGACCAATTCTACAATGAAAGTAGTCCAAAAGGActacgaaaccaaaaaagtcactgtttggactaaaacccccaaaaaaatgtataccacagggaccatttttgcaattttgtctataaaAAATGACTTATTAACAGTTTTCCATCATAACAAGTAATTTTTTATGTATACACCTTTTTAGTTTATAACAGTATGGAAAtactaataaactaataaactttttaaataaatttagaaAACGCCCCTTTAATCAAACTATCCAAATCCATCCAAGTTATCTTGTATTTCCCATTTCCTCTATAGCTAATTAGATGAATATCCATATGTTACACAgtttaaaactatatatatatatatatatatatatatatatatatatatatatatatatatatatatatatatatatatatatatatatatatatataaattgaaaATAATAACATATTAACAATAAAATAATAACTATAACATTAAGTtgatatatataaatttttacttattttgaaacataTTATAACATATACATTTATCAGAATAATACTATTCAATACCATCTATCTGTAGTTTGtgtttaaataaaacaaaatagtgTTTTCAATTTAGTATTAAAATTTAACGTTATGATTGAATAGTTTAAAATTTACTTATCTATTGATTTCTTTTTTAATTCCTTTTTTAATTCCGAGCATGATTGTCAATTGATATAAAATCATTGTATGTAAGTTAATGCAATGTAATTGTTTCTGTTAAATAATTAAAAGTcatttatttgaataaaaaaacattgaattataataaaaaataaattttttttatacttttatttaatttattttgtcattctattttaaatcaatatattaattatatgataatattttaaatcattttaaaagcctATATGTTAATTATATTAAGTTGTATCGAAAGACCATGGAGGTTACCAAATGCATATGAAGTTAAAAAAATTGTCtcatttatattatttgattttttttctatgtatataattaaatcattttaactatttaaaaaaataatattagaatataCTTTTAagcttcttttatattttaatttatgttttggattacacttaatatttaaattaacaaatagttatattataataatcattttAAAAGTCTGTAATTATAAGGGAATATTTTAAATTCAATACATATTTAACTTAATATCTTTGTTATATTAAGATGGAAATTGAAAAGTAAtggaggttatatatatatatatatatatatatatatatatatatatatatatatatatatatatatatatatatatatatatatatatatatatatatatatatatatatatatatatatatatatatatatatagttaacgTATCTCTCAAGGAGAACGTCAAAAAATAAGAAGTCAAACTAACGTCGGGCTTGGTCCGGTCAGAAACCAGTCGGACCTGGTCAAGACCGGGCATTTGCCAACGTGAAAATCATTGGTGTGACGATTAAGGTACGGAACTGTGCCTTAACCTCTTCTCTAAGGAATTACACCTCGTCAAACATGGGACCAATCAGAGAGCCACACTTACCCTTCAGATGATAGTCACAATCATCTAAATAATTAAAAGATTTCCCTCTAGCCAATGAGGGGATGAGGCAAAAAGGCTTGACGGAAGATCCTCCAGTATGGGTCAACCAAGTCGCACCCCATGTAAGAGTGCTCAACAGAATCGGTTGAGGGGCATACGCCCCTCAAATAGGTATAAAAGACCCTTCTTCCTCGCAAAGAAGGGACGAAACTCTTTTTCATGTAATTTATTCTTATCTCTCTCAGACCTCATACTAACTTGATTGTCGGAGCTTCGTCCCGAGAATTCCTCCCGGACATTGACTGACGATCATCTCTCCCTTTTAATATTGTGATACAGGAGAAGAATCTGGCACGGGTCTTATCTACGACTCCAAACCAACCCTCTCCCACATTTCAcaacatttggcgccatccgGGCATATCTATAGAACGATGTAAGCAAATCCAGAAAGCAACGATGACAGGAGACATCCCAGTGACATCAGGAATAGTGGAGAGAAGTCTGTTATGTCCAATGCAGTCACTAGATGGCGGGCAAACTTTCGTTGAGG containing:
- the LOC111905766 gene encoding uncharacterized protein LOC111905766, with amino-acid sequence MADESKDTAITTAIMESSSKTFLYPLHEIAMTPTHKLLLKQWLKEEELILNRIALKEYYSDSSSKRRKSLDIYSPNHTYSGILRFYLRGSASGSCNRSWILSLCSLLCSLGLIWAVRYKTDTKSHLEKLLEREKEDGKLLGKFVEELKKKGLEFDLLKEVDALRRAKTLRVEGKAVKKWSTKDSVTLFFFTVSCLVLALTRVILCN